The Geobacillus stearothermophilus ATCC 12980 genome contains a region encoding:
- the trpC gene encoding indole-3-glycerol phosphate synthase TrpC codes for MLEQILATKREELETLTMPEPLPEPKRRPFAAALRRPRRALGLIAEVKKASPSKGLIRADFDPAAIAKAYERAGADAISVLTDERYFQGHRSYLRLVKETVDIPVLRKDFIIDRRQVEESARLGADAILLIGEALAPETLEALYREAYDIGLECLVEVHAKETLERLLDRFTPEVIGINNRDLHTFVTALEATKALAPLIPPSCVIVSESGISSWRDVETVRSYGAQAMLVGESLMRQADVERAVYRLFGEDGGHDPA; via the coding sequence GTGCTTGAGCAAATTTTGGCAACCAAACGGGAAGAACTCGAAACATTGACCATGCCAGAACCGCTGCCGGAGCCGAAGCGCCGGCCGTTCGCCGCGGCGCTCCGGCGGCCGCGGCGGGCGCTCGGTTTGATCGCTGAAGTGAAAAAGGCGTCGCCGTCAAAAGGCCTCATTCGCGCCGATTTTGATCCGGCGGCCATCGCCAAAGCATACGAGCGCGCCGGAGCCGATGCGATCAGCGTGTTGACGGATGAACGTTACTTCCAGGGACACCGCAGCTATTTGCGCCTTGTGAAAGAAACGGTGGATATTCCGGTGCTGCGCAAAGATTTCATCATCGACCGCCGGCAAGTGGAAGAAAGCGCCCGGCTCGGGGCTGACGCGATTTTATTGATCGGCGAGGCGCTGGCGCCGGAAACGCTCGAGGCGCTTTACCGCGAGGCGTACGACATCGGGTTGGAATGCCTCGTCGAAGTGCACGCAAAAGAGACGCTCGAGCGGCTGCTTGACCGGTTCACTCCGGAAGTGATCGGCATTAACAACCGCGACTTGCATACGTTTGTGACGGCGCTTGAGGCGACAAAAGCGCTGGCGCCGCTTATTCCGCCGTCATGCGTTATCGTCAGCGAAAGCGGGATCAGCTCTTGGCGCGACGTCGAAACGGTCCGCTCGTACGGGGCGCAGGCGATGCTCGTCGGCGAGTCGCTCATGCGCCAGGCGGACGTCGAGCGGGCTGTCTACCGGCTGTTCGGGGAGGATGGCGGCCATGATCCGGCTTAA